One stretch of Bacteroidota bacterium DNA includes these proteins:
- the tuf gene encoding elongation factor Tu (EF-Tu; promotes GTP-dependent binding of aminoacyl-tRNA to the A-site of ribosomes during protein biosynthesis; when the tRNA anticodon matches the mRNA codon, GTP hydrolysis results; the inactive EF-Tu-GDP leaves the ribosome and release of GDP is promoted by elongation factor Ts; many prokaryotes have two copies of the gene encoding EF-Tu), translating to EGVEMVMPGDNTQFRVKLIVPVAMEQGLRFAIREGGRTVGAGVVANILD from the coding sequence GAGGGGGTGGAGATGGTGATGCCGGGGGACAACACGCAGTTCCGCGTGAAGCTGATCGTGCCGGTGGCGATGGAGCAGGGGCTGCGCTTTGCGATCCGTGAGGGGGGCCGGACGGTGGGCGCGGGCGTCGTCGCCAACATCCTCGACTAA